ACCTTCTACAGCTTCACCAGCTTTACGGTGCCGCCCACCATCTACCACTACGACATGGTGACGGGCAAGAGCACCCTCTACCGCCAGCCGGAAGTGGATTTTGACCCCGACGCCTACACCACCACCCAGGTGTTCTACACCAGCAAAGACGGCACCCGCATTCCAATGTTCATCACCCACAAAACCGGGATTGAGCTGAACGGGCAGAACCCGACCCTGCTCTACGGCTACGGCGGCTTCAGTATTTCACTGACGCCGTCATTTTCGGTCAGCAACCTGGTGTGGATGGAGATGGGCGGCGTGTACGCAGTGCCGAACCTGCGCGGCGGCGGCGAGTACGGCGAGGAATGGCACCTGGCCGGTACCAAGCTGAATAAGCAGAACGTATTTGATGACTTTATTGCGGCGGCGGAGTGGCTAATTGCCGAAGGCTATACCTCGGCGGAAAAGCTGGCGATCGCAGGGGGCAGCAACGGCGGCCTGCTGGTGGGGGCCTGCATGACCCAGCGCCCCGATCTGTTTGCGGCGGCGCTGCCCGCTGTGGGGGTGATGGATATGCTGCGGTTTAACCAGTTCACCATTGGCTGGGCCTGGGAGTCGGACTACGGCTCGCCTGCCAACGAGGAAGAATTCAAGGTGCTCTACGGCTATTCGCCGCTGCACAACCTGAAGCCGGGGACGGCCTACCCGGCGACGCTGATCACCACGGCAGACCACGACGATCGCGTGGTGCCGGCCCACAGCTTTAAGTTCGCGGCGGCGCTGCAGGCGGCCCACGGCGGCGAGGCCCCGGTGCTGATTCGGATTGAGACGAAGGCGGGCCACGGCGCGGGCAAGCCCACGGCGAAGCTGATCGAGGAGGTGTCGGATAAGTGGGCGTTTTTGGTGGCGAATTTGGGCATGGGGTAGGGGAGTAATGGAGAGAGAGGCTTTTTTGGCCCTGCTGCGGCAGCACCGGGCGATCGCCGTCATTCGCGCCCCGGATTTAAGTCGGGGCCTTGCCATGGCAGAGGCCGCTGCTGCCGGAGGTGTTCGGCTCATTGAGATCACCTGGAATAGCCGTCATCCTGGGGATTTGCTCAGCAAGCTTAGGCACCGTTTGCCCCATTGCACCATCGGCGTTGGCACCGTTTTATCTAAACGCGATCTGCGAGATGCCGCAGCGGCGGGGGCACAGTTTTGCCTTTGCCCCCACACCGATCGATCCGTCGTCGGGCTGGCCCAGCGGGTTGGGATGCCCATTGTGCCCGGAGCGCTGACGCCTAGTGAAGTGGTCGCCGCCTGGCAGGCGGGCGCAACAGCCGTCAAGGTGTTTCCGGTGAGCGCCGTGGGTGGTGCCAGCTATATCCGCAGCCTCCAGGGGCCGCTGGCCCACATTCCTCTCGTTCCCACCGGGGGCGTGACGGTTGAGAACGCTGGGGATCTGCTGAAAGCGGGGGCGATCGCAGTGGGGCTCTCCACCGGCCTGTTTCCCCCAGCGGTGGTGGAGCAACAAGCCTGGACAACGATCACGGCCCTGGCCCAGCAGCTAGTGAACAGTCTGGCCAATCTCAACCCTTGAGCCCTAACTGCCCAGCTTAAATGCCTCAACGCTGAGGGCATAGATGGCCCCAATTTTGAAGCTGTTGATGCAGTCGAGCCAAATCGGTTTGGGCACGGTTTTGACCAGGGCCGGGTCGCGCCAGCGGCGACTGTACACCAGCCAGCTGGCCAACTCCGCCACCAGCACCAAAAATGCTGAAACCACCGTATCTTGAACAGCGGCCTGGCCTGCGATCGCCGCCAGCGACACCGCAAAAAAGTAGCCCAGCAGCAGGCTAATCAACACCAGCGACACCCGCCGCCAGGGGTTGATCAGCCACAGACTGAGCTGATCGCCCAGATCGTCAATCAGAGTACTTAAACGGGTGCGCTGCATGGGTTAACCCCCTCCAATGGCCATTTTGTCGGGCCAGTTTGCCGGTTTCCAGACTCAAAACCCGGCCCCGCAGGCGGGGTGAACCCCACCCTGCTGACACACGTACTCCAGCTGCTCCCCCTGGAGGTTCAGCGTCTTAGAAAAGTCTACGCCCTGGAGGGCTGTGGTTGGATCTGGCGCGGCGATCGTCGTCACAAAAGCGTCTTCAGGCGATCGCTCCGCCGCAAAAAACTGCGCTCCCGCCAGGTTAACCCCGGTCAAATTTGCCCGGTTCAGCACGGCTCCCGCCAGGTTTGCCCCGGCCAGATTTGCGCTCTCTAGGTTTGCCTGGCTCAGGTCGGCCCCTTGCAGTCGGCCATTGCTGAGGTTTGCCTGACGTAGATTTACCGCCGTCAGGTCAGCCCCGCTCAGGTTGGCATCCGTGAGATCGGCCTGGCTCAGATCTGCGGCTGCCAAGGTGGCCCCGGCCAGGTGAGCCTGGCGCAGACGGGCTGCCACCAGGCTAGCCTGACTCAGGTTGGCATCGGTCAGATCGGCCCCTACCAGGCTGGTATCGTTGAAATTGCCGTGGCTGACATCGGCGGCAATGAACCAGGCGCTGCTGGCGTTAGCGCCAGAAAAATCGGCATAGGCCGCCCGAGAATTGCTCAGGTTGGCCCGCAGCAGGCTGGTGTTGCGAAAAACCGTGTGCCGCAGGTGAGCCGCCACCAGGCTGGCCTCCGTCAGATCTGAGCCGCTAAAGTCGGTAATCCAGTCGTCAAAGGTGTCGGGGCGGCCATCGGCACCGGGGTCAAAAAATTTGGCCTTGCGAAAGCGCGCCCCAAAGAGCACCGCGTTGCGCCAGACCACGCCCGCTAGCTGCTGCTGCTCCAGCATCAGGGTAAAGGCGTCGGGGCTTTCGATCACGTAGCTCAAGTTGGTGCCGCTGAGGTCAACCTGGTTGAGGCTGCCGCTGTGCAGCACCAGAATTTTGTTCAGGGTGCGCTTCACCGTGCGCTGTCGCAGTTGGGGAATCAGCTGTTGCTCTGGTGGCAGCGCCAGTAGATCATTGGCCAGCGCTAGGTTGAGCCGCTGGAGGTCAGGAATAGCCGCTGGCCCCAGGGTGACCAAGGCCTGCTGCAAGGTATCGAGCAGCGCAGGATCGCCGGTCTGGGCCAGCATGTCCACCAGCAGGGGGATGGCGCGAGCATCCTGGCTGCTGGCCAGGGCCAGGGCGGCGGCCTGGCGATCGCCAAAGGACGCAGCATTGCGGCTCAGATTTTCGACCAGGGCCAAAAACAGGGCGTCCCCTTCCCCAGCGGTTTGGGGCAGCCGTCGATCGAGCCACACGGCCCCCAGCCCAGCCAGGACAACCACTCCGGCCATCGCAGCGATAACCGGCCAGTGCTGCCGCCAGCCCCGTGGCCCCAGCACCGCCGCCGACTCCGCCGGAGACAGCACAATTGCCCTGAGACCGCCGTGCTCTTCTGTGGTCAGCCCCACCAGCGGTAGTGCGGCCGGGGCTCCGTTGGGCAAGTGGTCGCGCTGGTCATCGTCGGGGCTGTAGCGGCTGGGCACCTGCCCGCCCCGCAGCAGCACCACCCGAGTGCCCGCCAGCGAGTCATACCAGGTCAGCCGCGAACGGCGGGTTTGCCCCGTCGCCCCAGCCCCCAGCCCACAGGCGATCGCCAGCCCCCCCAGCCACGGCAGGCTGGGGAAAGCGCCGCTGCCGAGCCACAGTCCGTAGGCGATAACCACAGGCATCCCCCAGCGCCCCAGCTCTCGCACCAAAACCGTTTTAGCGCCGGGCACGGGCCGATCGGCCGCCACCACCTGTAGCCCCAGCCAGGCCTTGGGCCAGGTCTTGCCCCGCGTTGTCAGACTGTAAAGCTGGCTGCCCACCAGGGCCGTGGGCAGCACCAGAGCGCTAAACCACAGCACATTGGTCAGCGGCGGCACGTCGGTCACGAGCCGCTGGCGCGACCAGCCCAGCGGACGGGCGATCGCCCCCTGTACCGTTGCCACCGCCGGGTTCAGCGGCACCCCATCGGCGCTAGAATTTTGCCGCACCGCCTCCCCCAACCCCCAGGGCAGCGCTACTGCACTGACCAACAGCCCCAGTTCTAACCCCCAGGCCGCCAGGCGTCTCAACGACAGACTGCGGGCTGCCGTCAGCCGCCCCGGCACCCGAGCCGCAGACACCTGGGCTGAAATTGGCTGAGAGGAAGAGGTCTGTGCCATGGAGAACCCAAAACGATCTGGCGGCTGAAGCGCTCCGAGGTTGGCGGACGATGCGCGAGGCATTCAGCAACTGACGCGGAACGAGGATCTGTCCCAGAATCGCCGCCCGCCCGCTGGCCTGAGGTTTTCAGCACAATTGCCCTTCATAATAGCGAAGGC
This genomic stretch from Nodosilinea sp. PGN35 harbors:
- a CDS encoding pentapeptide repeat-containing protein is translated as MAQTSSSQPISAQVSAARVPGRLTAARSLSLRRLAAWGLELGLLVSAVALPWGLGEAVRQNSSADGVPLNPAVATVQGAIARPLGWSRQRLVTDVPPLTNVLWFSALVLPTALVGSQLYSLTTRGKTWPKAWLGLQVVAADRPVPGAKTVLVRELGRWGMPVVIAYGLWLGSGAFPSLPWLGGLAIACGLGAGATGQTRRSRLTWYDSLAGTRVVLLRGGQVPSRYSPDDDQRDHLPNGAPAALPLVGLTTEEHGGLRAIVLSPAESAAVLGPRGWRQHWPVIAAMAGVVVLAGLGAVWLDRRLPQTAGEGDALFLALVENLSRNAASFGDRQAAALALASSQDARAIPLLVDMLAQTGDPALLDTLQQALVTLGPAAIPDLQRLNLALANDLLALPPEQQLIPQLRQRTVKRTLNKILVLHSGSLNQVDLSGTNLSYVIESPDAFTLMLEQQQLAGVVWRNAVLFGARFRKAKFFDPGADGRPDTFDDWITDFSGSDLTEASLVAAHLRHTVFRNTSLLRANLSNSRAAYADFSGANASSAWFIAADVSHGNFNDTSLVGADLTDANLSQASLVAARLRQAHLAGATLAAADLSQADLTDANLSGADLTAVNLRQANLSNGRLQGADLSQANLESANLAGANLAGAVLNRANLTGVNLAGAQFFAAERSPEDAFVTTIAAPDPTTALQGVDFSKTLNLQGEQLEYVCQQGGVHPACGAGF
- a CDS encoding bifunctional 4-hydroxy-2-oxoglutarate aldolase/2-dehydro-3-deoxy-phosphogluconate aldolase; protein product: MEREAFLALLRQHRAIAVIRAPDLSRGLAMAEAAAAGGVRLIEITWNSRHPGDLLSKLRHRLPHCTIGVGTVLSKRDLRDAAAAGAQFCLCPHTDRSVVGLAQRVGMPIVPGALTPSEVVAAWQAGATAVKVFPVSAVGGASYIRSLQGPLAHIPLVPTGGVTVENAGDLLKAGAIAVGLSTGLFPPAVVEQQAWTTITALAQQLVNSLANLNP
- a CDS encoding DUF565 domain-containing protein; amino-acid sequence: MQRTRLSTLIDDLGDQLSLWLINPWRRVSLVLISLLLGYFFAVSLAAIAGQAAVQDTVVSAFLVLVAELASWLVYSRRWRDPALVKTVPKPIWLDCINSFKIGAIYALSVEAFKLGS